The proteins below are encoded in one region of Caulobacter henricii:
- a CDS encoding acetyl-CoA carboxylase biotin carboxylase subunit produces MFSKILIANRGEIAVRVIKTCRRLGIATVVVYSDADAGSLAVEMADESVHIGPSPANQSYLVADKIIDACRQTGAQAVHPGFGFLSENAGFAQRCADEGIVFIGPNPGAISAMGDKIESKKFAQAAGVSCVPGHIGEIDDTAHAIRISEQIGYPVMIKASAGGGGKGIRVAWTQQDVEEGFPAVRAEAKASFGDDRIFIEKFIVSPRHIEIQVLGDKHGNVVHLFERECSIQRRNQKVIEEAPSPLLDEATRNAMGAQAVALAKAVNYDSAGTVEFVAGQDKSFFFLEMNTRLQVEHPVTELITGLDLVEQMIRSAWGEKLAFEQKDLKINGWAIESRIYAEDPYRKFLPSIGRLVRYAPPEEGQREGYKVRNDAGVREGDEISMFYDPMISKLCTWAPTRIAAVDGMGRALEDFHIEGLGQNIPFLNAVMDQERFRSGQLSTNYIKDEFPDGFAGTEPTPAQIDILTAVGAAMQRVYAARARTNVAGLNGTVRDEWVVAVGHAKRRVKLSGDEDLTVDLLDEGRALILSDIDWRPGKPVFRGVLGGAAFTVQVAPAAEGFTIRHRAAKARVLVLTPRSAELHDMLPEKQAADTSKLVLSPMPGLVVSMDVAAGQQVREGEVVCVLEAMKMQNIIRAERDGVVKAVNAKGGDPVAADEVLVEFA; encoded by the coding sequence ATGTTCAGCAAGATCCTGATCGCCAACCGGGGCGAAATCGCCGTTCGCGTCATCAAGACGTGTCGCCGGCTGGGGATTGCGACCGTGGTGGTCTATTCCGATGCGGACGCAGGCAGCCTCGCCGTCGAGATGGCCGACGAGTCGGTTCACATCGGCCCGTCGCCAGCCAACCAGTCCTACCTGGTGGCTGACAAGATCATCGACGCCTGTCGGCAGACCGGGGCCCAGGCCGTGCACCCGGGCTTTGGCTTCCTGTCGGAGAATGCCGGCTTCGCCCAGCGCTGCGCCGATGAGGGCATCGTGTTCATCGGTCCCAATCCCGGCGCGATCAGCGCCATGGGCGACAAGATCGAGAGCAAGAAGTTCGCCCAGGCCGCCGGGGTCTCCTGCGTGCCGGGCCATATCGGCGAGATCGACGACACCGCCCACGCGATCAGGATTTCCGAGCAGATCGGATATCCGGTGATGATCAAGGCCTCGGCCGGCGGTGGCGGCAAGGGCATCCGGGTGGCCTGGACGCAGCAGGACGTCGAGGAGGGCTTCCCGGCCGTCCGCGCCGAGGCCAAGGCCAGCTTTGGCGACGACCGGATCTTCATCGAGAAGTTCATCGTCAGCCCGCGCCATATCGAGATCCAGGTGCTGGGCGACAAGCACGGCAACGTGGTCCACCTGTTCGAGCGCGAATGCTCGATCCAGCGCCGCAACCAGAAGGTCATCGAGGAGGCGCCGAGCCCGCTGCTCGACGAGGCCACCCGCAACGCCATGGGGGCCCAGGCCGTGGCCCTGGCCAAGGCCGTCAACTATGACAGCGCCGGTACGGTCGAGTTCGTGGCCGGCCAGGACAAGAGCTTCTTCTTCCTGGAGATGAACACCCGCCTGCAGGTCGAACACCCGGTCACCGAGCTGATCACGGGCCTGGATCTGGTCGAGCAGATGATCCGCAGCGCCTGGGGTGAGAAACTGGCCTTCGAACAGAAGGACCTGAAGATCAACGGCTGGGCCATCGAGAGCCGGATCTATGCCGAGGATCCCTACCGCAAGTTCCTGCCCAGCATCGGCCGTCTGGTCCGCTACGCCCCTCCGGAGGAGGGACAGCGGGAAGGCTATAAGGTTCGCAATGACGCCGGGGTGCGCGAGGGCGACGAGATCTCGATGTTCTACGACCCGATGATCTCCAAGCTCTGCACCTGGGCGCCGACGCGGATCGCCGCAGTCGACGGCATGGGCCGGGCCCTGGAGGACTTCCACATCGAGGGTCTTGGCCAGAACATCCCGTTCCTGAATGCCGTCATGGACCAGGAGCGGTTCCGCTCGGGCCAGCTGTCGACCAACTACATCAAGGACGAGTTCCCGGATGGCTTTGCCGGCACCGAGCCGACCCCGGCCCAGATCGACATCCTCACCGCCGTCGGCGCGGCCATGCAGCGGGTCTATGCCGCCCGGGCCCGGACCAATGTCGCGGGCCTCAATGGCACCGTGCGTGACGAGTGGGTGGTGGCTGTCGGCCACGCCAAGCGTCGCGTGAAGCTGTCAGGCGACGAGGATCTGACCGTCGACCTGCTCGACGAGGGCCGCGCCCTGATCCTGAGCGACATCGACTGGCGTCCCGGCAAGCCCGTGTTCCGCGGCGTGCTGGGTGGTGCCGCCTTCACCGTTCAGGTCGCGCCGGCGGCCGAGGGCTTCACCATCCGCCACCGCGCCGCCAAGGCGCGAGTGCTGGTTCTGACCCCGCGTTCCGCCGAGCTGCATGACATGCTGCCCGAGAAACAGGCCGCCGACACCTCCAAGCTGGTGCTGTCGCCGATGCCGGGCCTGGTAGTCTCGATGGACGTCGCCGCCGGCCAGCAGGTCCGCGAGGGCGAGGTGGTCTGCGTGCTTGAGGCCATGAAGATGCAGAACATCATCCGTGCCGAGCGCGACGGCGTGGTCAAGGCCGTCAACGCCAAGGGCGGTGACCCGGTCGCGGCCGATGAGGTGCTTGTCGAGTTCGCCTAG
- a CDS encoding LamG domain-containing protein: protein MIKAMILGWMGGALLLAGTATAASKEQPALLFHLSGDQGLVADTAAGDAIPNFSDKVTPIADGAFGKGFHAEDDGVVAWNAPGNIQAQRGSLAFFWRSGYPVGQAPFVIFRVGFADHSSWDMAFLRIDWNGAGFDAFVTDNGLARTRVSFKLDKAPKADAWTHLAFTWDETTGVQLFVDGKPAARRDRKAIYDAGLDQFGVAARVIAPHQVQSRYNFLRGGDLDELRVYDRPLEAANIAALARNAPTETPAPVALLSDPATRAAWRLRYGWNREKDLPPYLAAPSTRIRKVEFTDAKDIKQWMWRANDGIPETTWPGVYNRSRLEGRNDYFQLPDWNVYVEGGKTLKLSLPDELINRLEIQGPAYGELTWTPAGGGETTTLGRRDRNQGRTVTTLATALKGGVISFTNTAQETPIQELWAYNVSEGLEPAGAFKMSYTVRADAEPDYLNLADLKRYIAGRHPVAERATVVALPEGAPSRKRSTAKGPVAGLPIVHVLIPSNFGDAPANLPLARNWAYGWENVRDGLDGIAIDIPALNIATSDGELVPLNIQIKDPIWPGRNMIDVSVSVKPGEARTVWLDLRDRILTADSLYLTLASASDAFGPQALDGTKIRLVFKDRNLAKAEHVADRFNQMKDNWAFLVEEHTTSKRQGLYRRLDADMSDLLRVDPDHQQGREYWGDITYGSQGWPSFEQPRAPEGTPLWAFRQSQDLKRVSQFVNWWIDERQSEYGDFGGGISDDTDLTQQWPGLALMGVEPDKIRSSLNCLADAAHRNGMFTDGLPTITTDELHVYEEGINSDAESLYLNYGDPLAVERMMTTVRGLQRVVETNPAGHLHFNSNWFGGKTIYREGPWEWSKPYSYLILHPAILLGTYNGDPQSRAMIIGLADGYLAHQAKDGSYPNEINWRSDAERGGTMLQGSGAGSPMQIFWAAYRFTGDARYLKPIFWRVDKNGPRSVADLNENVLDALDKRAAWGETLTRRAETGGDFERFAAWQITGDKAHLERLYADEIKWNSQHMAMLTEGHWWSDRVELPSDLLQRSRLGGTALKRNLLYPGHLVSWRFDGETRGEDVAILIQDATPGRFKVLAHNLTGKPVQADMTGWGIAPGQWTLRQGLDTNGDDALDGTAETRDLTFERTRTVRLTLPPGQTSVIEMALKTPGDDPAGRADLGVGRGDVTVKDSRVSVAIHSLGAKDALAARLDLIDAAGQVIASTPTPALKAPADLKPKVGRVTLTAPAALKPSGLRLRLVTDQPQITSLNDEVGVP, encoded by the coding sequence GTGATCAAGGCAATGATTCTGGGCTGGATGGGCGGTGCCCTCCTCCTGGCCGGCACGGCCACGGCCGCCTCCAAAGAGCAGCCGGCCCTGCTATTCCATCTGTCGGGCGACCAGGGACTGGTCGCTGATACGGCCGCCGGCGACGCCATCCCCAATTTCAGCGACAAGGTGACGCCGATCGCCGACGGCGCGTTCGGCAAGGGCTTTCATGCCGAGGACGACGGAGTCGTCGCCTGGAACGCGCCCGGCAATATTCAGGCCCAGCGCGGGTCCCTCGCCTTCTTCTGGCGCTCGGGCTACCCGGTCGGCCAGGCCCCGTTCGTGATCTTCCGGGTCGGTTTCGCCGACCACAGCAGCTGGGACATGGCCTTCCTGCGGATCGACTGGAACGGCGCGGGCTTTGACGCCTTCGTCACCGACAACGGTCTGGCGCGCACCCGCGTCTCGTTCAAGCTGGACAAGGCCCCGAAGGCTGACGCCTGGACCCATCTGGCCTTCACCTGGGATGAAACCACCGGCGTTCAGCTGTTTGTCGACGGCAAGCCGGCCGCGCGCCGCGATCGCAAGGCGATCTATGATGCCGGCCTGGACCAGTTCGGCGTCGCGGCGCGGGTGATCGCGCCGCACCAGGTCCAAAGCCGCTACAACTTCCTGCGCGGCGGAGACCTGGATGAGCTCCGCGTCTATGACCGCCCGCTGGAGGCGGCCAATATCGCTGCCCTGGCCCGGAACGCGCCGACCGAAACGCCGGCCCCGGTCGCCCTGCTCAGCGATCCGGCGACGCGCGCGGCCTGGCGCCTGCGTTATGGCTGGAACCGCGAGAAGGACCTGCCGCCCTATCTGGCCGCGCCCTCGACGCGCATCCGCAAGGTCGAGTTCACCGACGCCAAGGACATCAAGCAGTGGATGTGGCGGGCCAATGACGGGATTCCTGAAACCACCTGGCCCGGTGTCTATAACCGCTCGCGTCTGGAAGGCCGCAACGACTACTTCCAGCTGCCGGACTGGAACGTCTATGTCGAGGGCGGCAAGACGCTGAAGCTGTCCCTGCCCGACGAGCTCATCAACCGCCTCGAGATCCAGGGCCCGGCCTATGGCGAGCTGACCTGGACGCCCGCAGGCGGCGGCGAGACAACGACGCTGGGCCGCCGCGACAGGAACCAGGGCCGCACCGTCACCACCCTGGCCACCGCCTTGAAGGGTGGCGTGATCAGCTTCACCAATACGGCCCAGGAAACCCCGATCCAGGAGCTCTGGGCCTATAATGTGTCGGAGGGCCTCGAGCCGGCCGGTGCCTTCAAGATGAGCTACACGGTTCGCGCCGATGCAGAGCCCGACTATCTGAACCTGGCGGATCTCAAGCGCTACATTGCCGGCCGCCATCCGGTTGCGGAGCGCGCCACCGTGGTGGCCCTGCCTGAAGGGGCCCCCAGCCGCAAACGAAGCACAGCCAAGGGCCCGGTCGCAGGCCTGCCGATTGTGCACGTGCTGATCCCGTCGAATTTCGGCGACGCGCCGGCCAATCTGCCGCTTGCCCGCAACTGGGCCTATGGCTGGGAAAATGTGCGCGACGGCCTCGACGGTATCGCCATCGACATTCCGGCGCTCAACATCGCCACCTCAGACGGCGAACTCGTGCCGCTGAACATTCAGATCAAGGATCCGATCTGGCCCGGCCGCAACATGATCGACGTCAGCGTTTCGGTGAAGCCGGGCGAGGCCCGCACCGTCTGGCTGGACCTGCGCGACCGCATCCTGACCGCCGACAGTCTCTATCTGACCCTGGCCTCCGCCAGCGACGCGTTCGGCCCCCAGGCGCTGGACGGAACGAAGATCCGGCTGGTCTTCAAGGATCGCAATCTGGCCAAGGCCGAACACGTCGCCGACCGCTTCAACCAGATGAAGGACAACTGGGCCTTCCTGGTCGAGGAGCACACCACCTCCAAGCGTCAGGGCCTCTACCGCCGCCTGGATGCCGACATGTCCGACCTGCTGCGGGTCGATCCTGATCACCAGCAGGGCCGCGAATACTGGGGCGACATCACCTATGGCAGCCAGGGCTGGCCGAGCTTCGAGCAACCCAGGGCCCCGGAAGGCACGCCACTCTGGGCCTTCCGCCAGTCGCAGGACCTGAAACGGGTCAGTCAGTTCGTCAACTGGTGGATCGACGAGCGTCAGTCTGAATATGGCGACTTCGGGGGCGGGATTTCCGACGATACCGACCTGACACAGCAGTGGCCGGGCCTCGCCCTGATGGGTGTCGAGCCTGACAAGATCCGAAGTTCCCTGAACTGTCTTGCGGACGCCGCCCATCGCAACGGCATGTTCACCGATGGCCTGCCGACCATCACCACCGACGAGCTTCACGTCTATGAGGAAGGCATCAATTCAGATGCTGAATCCCTGTACCTGAACTACGGCGACCCGCTGGCCGTCGAGCGGATGATGACCACCGTTCGTGGCCTGCAGCGGGTGGTGGAGACCAACCCGGCCGGCCACCTGCATTTCAATTCCAACTGGTTTGGCGGCAAGACCATTTATCGCGAAGGCCCCTGGGAATGGTCCAAGCCCTATTCCTACCTGATCCTGCACCCCGCCATCCTGCTGGGGACCTATAATGGCGATCCGCAGTCGCGGGCCATGATCATCGGTCTTGCCGACGGCTATCTGGCCCATCAGGCCAAGGACGGCAGCTATCCCAATGAGATCAACTGGCGCAGCGATGCCGAACGCGGCGGCACCATGCTGCAGGGCTCGGGTGCCGGTTCGCCGATGCAGATCTTCTGGGCGGCCTATCGCTTCACCGGCGACGCCCGGTATCTCAAGCCCATTTTCTGGCGCGTCGACAAGAATGGCCCGCGATCGGTCGCGGACCTGAACGAGAATGTCCTGGACGCGCTCGACAAACGCGCCGCGTGGGGCGAGACCCTGACCCGGCGCGCCGAGACCGGGGGTGATTTCGAGCGCTTCGCCGCCTGGCAAATAACCGGGGACAAGGCCCATCTCGAGCGGCTCTATGCCGATGAGATCAAGTGGAACAGCCAGCACATGGCGATGCTGACGGAAGGCCACTGGTGGTCGGATCGCGTCGAGCTGCCCAGTGACCTGCTGCAGCGCTCGCGCCTCGGCGGGACCGCCCTGAAGCGCAACCTGCTCTATCCGGGTCACCTGGTCAGCTGGCGCTTCGACGGCGAGACCCGCGGCGAAGACGTGGCGATCCTGATCCAGGACGCGACGCCCGGGCGCTTCAAGGTTCTGGCCCATAACCTGACCGGCAAGCCGGTACAGGCCGACATGACCGGCTGGGGGATTGCCCCCGGTCAGTGGACCCTGCGGCAGGGCCTCGACACCAATGGCGATGATGCCCTCGATGGCACAGCCGAGACGCGTGACCTGACGTTCGAACGAACGCGGACGGTTCGCCTGACCCTGCCACCCGGCCAGACCAGCGTCATCGAGATGGCCCTGAAAACGCCGGGCGATGACCCGGCAGGGCGCGCCGATCTGGGCGTGGGGCGTGGCGATGTCACTGTCAAGGACTCCAGGGTCAGCGTCGCGATCCACAGCCTGGGGGCCAAGGACGCCCTGGCGGCCCGGCTTGATCTGATCGATGCCGCCGGCCAGGTCATCGCCTCAACGCCGACGCCGGCGCTCAAGGCCCCCGCGGACCTCAAGCCGAAGGTGGGGCGCGTGACCCTGACCGCGCCTGCCGCCCTGAAGCCGTCAGGCCTGCGCCTGCGCCTTGTCACCGACCAGCCCCAGATCACGAGCCTCAATGACGAGGTTGGCGTGCCATGA
- a CDS encoding DJ-1/PfpI family protein: MTVAVAFLQPGWADWEAGPVLALLREHLGVQIEVATPDGEPQTSIGGLLAAADYRFDDPVLSDADVFLLIGSEAWTGFDDEAVFGLLRQAVADGKIVGAICAGTVAAARARLFDGRDHTSNGKDWLGEQAPGYGGGTRYVDQARAVTSGRIVSAAGIAPVSFAAGIARLIAPESEALISGYEAMFAREFAPA, translated from the coding sequence ATGACTGTTGCCGTCGCATTTCTGCAACCGGGCTGGGCCGATTGGGAGGCTGGGCCGGTCCTGGCGCTTCTGCGTGAGCATCTGGGCGTCCAGATCGAGGTCGCCACGCCGGATGGCGAGCCCCAGACCTCAATCGGCGGCCTGCTGGCTGCCGCGGACTACAGGTTCGATGATCCGGTCCTGTCTGATGCCGACGTCTTCCTGCTGATCGGTTCGGAAGCCTGGACAGGCTTTGACGATGAGGCGGTGTTTGGGCTGCTGCGGCAGGCCGTCGCCGACGGCAAGATCGTCGGCGCGATCTGCGCGGGCACCGTCGCCGCGGCCCGAGCGAGGCTTTTTGACGGTCGCGACCATACCTCCAATGGCAAGGACTGGCTGGGGGAGCAGGCTCCCGGCTATGGGGGCGGCACCCGGTACGTCGATCAGGCCAGGGCCGTGACCTCCGGCAGGATCGTGAGTGCCGCCGGTATCGCGCCGGTCAGCTTCGCGGCCGGAATCGCGCGCCTGATCGCACCGGAGTCCGAAGCGCTGATCAGCGGCTACGAGGCCATGTTCGCCAGGGAGTTCGCTCCGGCCTGA
- a CDS encoding GlcG/HbpS family heme-binding protein has product MKSTALAAALAVALVSPAMAQTATPPSAPPVYPPYGRSVTLAEAKIAVAAAQAEAVKNGWFMVITVVEPNGALVVSEKMDGTQYGSNDVARRKAETAANFRRPTLFFQDAVKGGTLNAIFTGALAIEGGELLIVDNRIIGAIGASGGTGAQDGVVARAGAAALAK; this is encoded by the coding sequence ATGAAATCCACTGCTCTTGCCGCTGCCCTGGCCGTGGCCCTTGTCTCTCCCGCCATGGCGCAGACCGCCACGCCGCCCTCGGCACCGCCCGTCTATCCGCCCTACGGCCGCTCGGTGACCCTGGCCGAGGCCAAGATCGCCGTCGCCGCCGCCCAGGCCGAAGCCGTCAAGAACGGCTGGTTCATGGTCATCACCGTGGTCGAGCCCAATGGCGCGCTGGTGGTGAGTGAAAAGATGGACGGCACGCAGTACGGTTCAAACGATGTGGCGCGTCGCAAGGCCGAAACCGCCGCCAACTTCCGTCGACCGACGCTCTTTTTCCAGGACGCGGTCAAGGGCGGGACGCTGAACGCCATCTTCACCGGGGCCCTGGCCATCGAGGGCGGCGAACTGCTGATTGTCGACAACCGCATCATTGGTGCCATCGGCGCGTCGGGCGGAACGGGTGCCCAGGACGGCGTGGTGGCCCGTGCCGGCGCGGCGGCCCTGGCCAAATAG
- a CDS encoding DUF805 domain-containing protein: MNGQSEWAELFLSSNGRLSRTPFLIAAAVLIGFTVIYEAIAGYTLHWLTGWLVYPALLFSGACVLSKRLHDRGRSGWFAALILVAVVAVWPQPEHFLDFVFSIAILWAIVELGVMGSEQGANRYGPNPLKAISI, translated from the coding sequence ATGAACGGTCAGAGTGAATGGGCGGAGCTGTTCCTGTCGTCGAACGGCAGGCTGTCGCGCACACCGTTCCTGATCGCTGCGGCCGTGCTGATCGGCTTCACCGTGATCTATGAGGCCATCGCCGGCTATACCCTGCACTGGCTGACCGGCTGGCTGGTCTATCCGGCCCTGCTGTTTTCAGGAGCCTGCGTGCTGTCCAAGCGCCTGCACGACCGTGGTCGGTCGGGGTGGTTCGCCGCCCTGATCCTGGTGGCTGTCGTGGCCGTGTGGCCGCAGCCCGAGCACTTCCTCGACTTCGTGTTCTCGATCGCCATCCTTTGGGCCATTGTCGAGCTGGGCGTCATGGGCAGCGAGCAGGGGGCCAATCGTTATGGCCCCAATCCCTTGAAGGCGATTTCGATCTAA
- a CDS encoding DUF805 domain-containing protein: MIRRWFDARGAVERERFLMDTTVTWLIGNLGFLAYFLAKAPVYSFAAFGRMIDHRPEALAAMGPPLAAVALALWLAQVWAMAALSSKRLHDMGHAGWWAGLSLIPGVQILFWIALCSWPSKDSAGVRAA; this comes from the coding sequence ATGATCCGGCGGTGGTTTGATGCGCGTGGCGCGGTGGAGCGGGAACGCTTCCTGATGGACACCACTGTGACCTGGCTAATCGGCAACCTGGGTTTCCTGGCCTATTTCCTGGCGAAGGCCCCGGTCTACAGCTTTGCCGCCTTTGGCCGCATGATCGATCATCGCCCCGAGGCCCTCGCCGCAATGGGGCCGCCTCTCGCCGCCGTGGCCTTGGCCTTGTGGCTAGCGCAGGTGTGGGCTATGGCGGCGCTGTCGTCGAAGCGTCTGCATGACATGGGGCATGCGGGCTGGTGGGCCGGGCTTTCGCTCATTCCCGGCGTTCAGATCCTGTTCTGGATAGCGCTCTGTTCTTGGCCCTCAAAGGATTCTGCCGGCGTTCGCGCAGCCTAG